In Sphingobacteriaceae bacterium, the following proteins share a genomic window:
- a CDS encoding isoprenyl transferase — MTVKGRQVVPEETQVALPWEQTVAKLRHTGPMPRHVAIIMDGNGRWAHRRGLPRIAGHRASVAAIRDVVEASVELGLEVLTLYAFSTENWKRPPEEIHALMALLIEFVNREIAALHQHNVRVQAIGRVDQLEPAAAAAVARAEAITRDNDGLRLVLALNYGGRHEMVEAARALAADVAAGLIKVEDINVDLLARYLYTKDLPDPDLIIRTGGEMRLSNFLLWQGAYAEFWHTDVWWPDFRRQHLAAAITSYQGRERRFGALGSGSPGGAAAPC, encoded by the coding sequence GTGACGGTGAAGGGCCGGCAGGTGGTCCCTGAAGAAACCCAGGTCGCCCTCCCTTGGGAGCAGACGGTGGCCAAATTGCGGCACACCGGTCCCATGCCCCGCCATGTGGCCATCATCATGGACGGCAACGGGCGCTGGGCCCACCGGCGGGGCCTGCCCCGCATCGCCGGGCACCGGGCCAGCGTGGCGGCCATCCGGGACGTGGTGGAGGCTTCCGTCGAATTGGGACTGGAAGTCCTGACCCTCTACGCTTTTTCCACGGAGAACTGGAAGCGGCCCCCCGAGGAAATCCACGCCTTGATGGCCCTCTTGATCGAATTCGTCAACCGGGAGATCGCCGCCCTCCACCAGCACAACGTGCGGGTCCAGGCCATCGGCCGGGTGGATCAATTGGAGCCGGCGGCGGCCGCCGCCGTGGCCCGGGCCGAGGCCATCACCCGGGACAACGACGGCCTGCGTCTGGTGCTGGCCTTGAATTACGGCGGCCGCCACGAAATGGTGGAAGCCGCCCGGGCCCTGGCCGCCGACGTGGCGGCAGGCCTCATCAAAGTTGAAGACATCAATGTGGACCTCTTGGCCCGGTACTTGTACACCAAGGACCTGCCCGACCCCGACCTCATCATCCGCACCGGCGGCGAGATGCGCCTCAGCAACTTCCTCCTGTGGCAAGGAGCCTATGCGGAATTTTGGCACACCGACGTCTGGTGGCCCGACTTCCGGCGCCAGCACCTGGCGGCGGCCATCACCTCCTACCAGGGGCGGGAGCGCCGCTTCGGCGCCCTGGGCTCCGGCTCCCCCGGCGGGGCGGCGGCTCCGTGCTGA
- the frr gene encoding ribosome recycling factor, producing MSGEILQEAEQRMQAAVEALRRDLVGIRAGRATPALLDKVRVEVYGTVMPLNQVASITVPEPRLIVVQPWDQSSLADVERAILKSDLGLTPNNDGKVIRLTLPQLTQERRAELARQVKKMGEDARVAVRNARRAANDDLKSAEKDGALSKDEAHRLMDQVQKLTDRYIDEIDAVVAEKEKDIMEG from the coding sequence GTGAGCGGGGAAATTCTCCAAGAGGCGGAGCAACGCATGCAGGCTGCCGTCGAAGCTTTGCGCCGCGATCTGGTGGGAATCCGGGCCGGCAGGGCCACACCTGCCCTCTTGGACAAGGTCCGGGTAGAAGTTTACGGCACCGTCATGCCCTTGAACCAGGTGGCCAGCATCACCGTTCCCGAGCCCCGGCTGATCGTGGTGCAGCCGTGGGACCAAAGCAGCTTGGCCGATGTGGAACGGGCCATACTAAAGTCGGATTTGGGCCTTACCCCCAACAACGACGGCAAGGTCATCCGGCTGACCCTGCCCCAACTTACCCAGGAACGGCGGGCGGAATTGGCGCGTCAAGTCAAGAAGATGGGCGAGGATGCCCGGGTTGCGGTGCGCAACGCCCGGCGGGCGGCCAACGACGACCTGAAGTCGGCCGAGAAAGACGGGGCCTTGTCCAAGGATGAAGCCCACCGCCTTATGGACCAGGTGCAGAAGCTGACCGATCGTTATATTGATGAAATTGACGCTGTGGTGGCCGAAAAGGAAAAGGACATCATGGAAGGATGA
- the pyrH gene encoding UMP kinase: MQNNSETGQRRAQYRRLVLKLSGEALAGGGGYGIDPEVVDRIAREVRDVAALGVQVAIVVGGGNIWRGVAGSNKGMDRATADYMGMLATVINALALQDALEQHGVDTRVQTAIEMREVAEPYIRRRAIRHLEKGRVVIFAAGTGNPYFSTDTAAALRAAEIEAEVVLKATREEGVYDDDPRINPAAKKFDEITYLDVLKLGLKAMDSTATSLCMDNGIPMVFFNLNVPGNILRVVMGEPIGTLIRGGSK; encoded by the coding sequence TTGCAAAATAATTCAGAAACTGGTCAAAGGAGAGCCCAGTACCGGCGCCTCGTTCTGAAACTGAGCGGGGAAGCTTTGGCGGGGGGCGGCGGTTACGGCATCGACCCCGAAGTGGTTGACCGCATAGCCCGGGAAGTACGGGACGTGGCGGCCTTGGGCGTCCAGGTAGCCATAGTTGTGGGCGGCGGCAACATATGGCGGGGGGTCGCCGGCAGCAACAAGGGCATGGACCGGGCGACGGCGGACTACATGGGCATGCTGGCCACCGTCATCAACGCCTTGGCCTTGCAGGACGCCCTGGAACAGCACGGGGTCGACACCCGGGTGCAGACCGCCATCGAAATGCGGGAGGTGGCAGAGCCTTACATCCGCCGGCGGGCCATCCGCCACCTGGAGAAGGGGCGCGTGGTCATCTTCGCCGCGGGCACCGGCAACCCGTACTTCTCCACCGACACGGCAGCGGCCCTGCGGGCGGCGGAAATCGAGGCGGAAGTCGTCTTGAAAGCCACCCGCGAGGAGGGGGTCTACGACGACGACCCCCGCATCAACCCGGCGGCCAAGAAGTTTGACGAGATTACTTATTTGGATGTTTTGAAGCTGGGTCTCAAGGCCATGGACTCCACGGCCACGTCCCTTTGCATGGACAACGGCATCCCCATGGTATTTTTTAATCTGAACGTGCCGGGCAACATCCTGCGGGTAGTCATGGGTGAGCCCATCGGCACACTGATTAGGGGAGGTTCCAAGTGA